TATTCTTTAGTGAACGATCACCATAGAGTGAACGGTCATTTGCCTCAGAGTTGAAGTGTAGTTTGGCCTTGACAAGAGAGCGTGAATACTTCCACAAAGGAACAATTTTCACACCACAAATGCTATAATATGTTAAATATGCTAACTTAGGGGCTTCCATCTCAAATAATCCATTGCCAACATAACAATGTGTTATTTTTAACACTTTGAGTTGTCCTAAAGAAATAGTTACATGACCCCTAGCCCAAAATGCACAACACTTGAGAATTAATTCTTCGAGAAATTCACAGCTAGATAACAATCTTTCCATTGAATGATAATCAACAAATCTAATACGATGTAGGTGAAGAATCTTAAGGCTCGGCAACCACGATGATAGAGGAATTTTCATAGCATGGTTTGGATTCCCTCTTACCTTGAGGTTCACCAGTGTTTTGCACATTACAAGGTCATCTGACAACCCACACAACCCATTTTCATTATTAACCTGATAACGAACCTTTTGAACTCCCCTTTGTATAGCATGTTTAACCCATGTATTGAAATGTGATTTATCATAGATGGCTCGACAGACTAGACTAAATTTCCGGATGGGTGACATTTTATGCACTCTTAAGACTTCATAAACAAATTCCTTAAACCTTTTTTTTCTAGCCGGTTCTATTTCCTTAATTCCACCACCCTCGTATTTGATAAATGGTGCATCATTAAAAGAGAGACAATCAGTCAATGTAAAGAGGTATCGCCATCTTCTCGATAGAATACTTGTTCTCACAGCATTCCATGTTGGTAGAAACGAAAGTATGAGAGCGAGCAATTCATCTGGTAAATTACTGATTTTATCCAAATGACGCTTACTTCTTTGGTCTTTTACATCTTCACCAAGTTTCATAGATGACTTCATCATAGCCTTTACCTGAATCAACCTGATATGATGACTTCATAAT
This sequence is a window from Silene latifolia isolate original U9 population chromosome 8, ASM4854445v1, whole genome shotgun sequence. Protein-coding genes within it:
- the LOC141595492 gene encoding putative F-box/LRR-repeat protein At3g58880 yields the protein MKSSMKLGEDVKDQRSKRHLDKISNLPDELLALILSFLPTWNAVRTSILSRRWRYLFTLTDCLSFNDAPFIKYEGGGIKEIEPARKKRFKEFVYEVLRVHKMSPIRKFSLVCRAIYDKSHFNTWVKHAIQRGVQKVRYQVNNENGLCGLSDDLVMCKTLVNLKVRGNPNHAMKIPLSSWLPSLKILHLHRIRFVDYHSMERLLSSCEFLEELILKCCAFWARGHVTISLGQLKVLKITHCYVGNGLFEMEAPKLAYLTYYSICGVKIVPLWKYSRSLVKAKLHFNSEANDRSLYGDRSLKNNCDILRTAADKITELHLLSDSV